From the Prosthecobacter fusiformis genome, one window contains:
- a CDS encoding RNA recognition motif domain-containing protein → MNTKMYVGNLPFSATDVDLRDLFAQFGGVTDVFLPMDRESGRPRGFAFVSMDTPEAMTAAITGLNGKDFGGRSLTINEARPKEERPAFGGGGGGGSRGGYGGGGGGGGGGRGGYSGGGGGGGGGRGGYGGGGGGGGGRGGKSWDRDRGGKGEGGERW, encoded by the coding sequence ATGAATACGAAAATGTATGTGGGGAACCTCCCCTTCAGTGCCACCGATGTAGATCTGCGCGATCTCTTTGCCCAATTCGGCGGCGTTACCGATGTCTTCCTGCCGATGGACCGTGAGAGCGGTCGCCCACGTGGGTTCGCCTTCGTCAGCATGGACACACCGGAAGCCATGACGGCAGCCATCACTGGCCTGAACGGCAAAGACTTCGGTGGTCGCTCCCTGACGATCAATGAAGCCCGTCCGAAAGAAGAGCGCCCTGCCTTCGGTGGCGGTGGTGGCGGCGGCAGCCGTGGCGGTTACGGCGGCGGCGGTGGTGGCGGCGGCGGTGGCCGTGGTGGCTACAGCGGCGGTGGTGGCGGCGGCGGCGGTGGCCGTGGCGGCTACGGTGGCGGCGGCGGCGGTGGCGGTGGTCGCGGCGGCAAGAGCTGGGATCGCGATCGCGGCGGCAAGGGCGAAGGCGGCGAACGCTGGTAA
- a CDS encoding RluA family pseudouridine synthase — protein MLHAVNPDFTLLDETDDYIVVDKPAPLQVHPSTPNGTWTLWHGLNELLAYEMANGGQISIINRLDRETSGTVLVAKNQPAARRFGIAMQERQFHKTYLAIVHGWPEWEELDLNAPILRKGEVAESPIWVKQIVHPDGAACQTRFWLFQKVSHPQAGPLALVEAAPVTGRMHQIRVHLAHLGHPILGDKIYGADETCYLDFIQTGWTPDLEKRLHFSRQALHSHRLEVRTPDFTHIWQASLPVEMQRWIYPD, from the coding sequence GTGCTCCACGCTGTTAACCCAGACTTCACTCTCTTGGATGAAACCGACGATTACATCGTCGTGGATAAACCTGCCCCTTTGCAGGTACATCCCAGCACCCCCAATGGCACTTGGACGCTCTGGCACGGCCTCAATGAACTGCTCGCTTATGAGATGGCCAATGGCGGTCAAATCTCCATCATCAACCGGCTGGACCGCGAGACCAGCGGCACCGTCCTGGTGGCGAAGAACCAGCCTGCGGCCCGCCGTTTCGGCATCGCCATGCAGGAGCGGCAGTTTCACAAGACCTACCTCGCCATCGTCCACGGCTGGCCAGAATGGGAGGAACTGGACCTCAACGCCCCAATTCTACGCAAAGGTGAGGTCGCCGAATCGCCTATCTGGGTGAAGCAAATCGTTCATCCCGATGGAGCCGCCTGCCAGACACGCTTCTGGTTATTCCAAAAGGTATCGCATCCTCAGGCTGGGCCGCTGGCATTGGTGGAGGCCGCGCCTGTCACTGGTCGCATGCACCAGATCCGTGTGCATTTAGCCCATCTCGGCCATCCCATTCTGGGGGATAAGATCTATGGGGCGGATGAGACCTGCTACCTGGATTTCATCCAGACCGGCTGGACTCCAGATTTGGAAAAGCGCCTCCACTTCTCCCGCCAGGCCCTGCATTCTCATCGGCTCGAGGTCCGCACGCCCGATTTTACCCACATCTGGCAGGCCTCACTCCCAGTGGAGATGCAGCGCTGGATATATCCTGACTAG
- a CDS encoding peptide ABC transporter substrate-binding protein, giving the protein MTWLPMHFRYSGEVWGIDKLGRVQHAGETMRAWITRALILTGLIGAVFAFHQSRNHRPTRITEATEKGILIIANGAEPETMDPQLATGVPEHHLFDALFEGLVATTPEDPDANGPGAATHWETQDFITWTFHLRKEGRWSDGTPLTAADFLFSFQRILTPALAGPYAPMLYPMLNAEEFNKGEVKDFTQVGAKALDDHTLQIILKGPAPYLPSMLKHYSWHPVPRHVIERFGKMTDRDTQWTRVGNLVGNGPFKLKEWRYTHSITVERNPLYWDAGIVKLNEIQFIPIVSDATEERAFRDGQIHATNTVPLSKLDYYREKEPEVFHIDPMLGTYFYRINVTKPPFNDKRVRKALTLAVDQETLIRNVLRGGQKPAVGFTPPGAGEGYETPGVLKYDPEEARRLLAEAGFPNGQGFPKFDILINTLESHRTIGEAIQEMWKKNLNIPVGVLNEEWNVYLKSQRTLDYQVCRAGWIGDYLDPYTFLSIWQTGDGNNNTGWSNARYDELMQASLREGESTRRMALLTEAELLLLDELPMIPLYWYVRAHLSRPEVKGLKSSLLEHRCYKAVYLEPQ; this is encoded by the coding sequence GTGACCTGGCTGCCCATGCATTTCCGCTACTCGGGAGAGGTCTGGGGGATTGACAAGCTAGGGCGTGTCCAGCACGCTGGGGAAACCATGCGCGCCTGGATCACACGAGCTTTGATTTTGACCGGCCTGATCGGGGCGGTGTTTGCGTTCCATCAATCGCGCAACCATCGGCCGACCCGCATCACCGAGGCTACAGAAAAGGGCATCCTCATCATCGCCAACGGGGCCGAGCCGGAAACGATGGACCCACAACTGGCCACAGGCGTGCCGGAGCATCATCTCTTTGACGCGCTTTTCGAGGGACTGGTGGCGACGACGCCTGAAGATCCAGATGCGAATGGCCCGGGAGCGGCCACGCACTGGGAAACGCAGGATTTCATCACCTGGACCTTTCACCTGCGCAAGGAGGGGCGGTGGAGTGATGGCACGCCGCTGACGGCTGCTGATTTTTTATTCTCCTTTCAACGCATCCTGACCCCGGCACTGGCGGGGCCGTATGCGCCCATGCTCTACCCCATGCTGAATGCGGAGGAGTTCAATAAAGGGGAGGTCAAAGATTTCACGCAAGTGGGTGCCAAGGCGCTGGATGATCACACTTTGCAGATCATCCTCAAAGGACCTGCACCCTATCTGCCCTCGATGCTGAAGCATTACTCCTGGCATCCTGTGCCGAGGCACGTGATCGAGCGATTTGGCAAAATGACTGACCGGGATACCCAGTGGACGCGAGTGGGAAACCTCGTGGGCAATGGCCCGTTCAAGCTCAAAGAATGGCGCTATACCCACTCCATCACCGTGGAGCGGAATCCGCTCTACTGGGATGCAGGCATCGTGAAACTGAATGAGATCCAGTTCATCCCCATCGTCAGTGATGCGACGGAGGAACGGGCTTTTCGCGATGGGCAGATCCATGCGACGAACACGGTGCCCCTGTCCAAGCTGGACTACTACCGTGAAAAGGAGCCGGAAGTCTTCCACATCGATCCGATGCTGGGCACGTATTTTTACCGCATCAATGTGACGAAGCCGCCCTTTAACGATAAGCGTGTGCGCAAGGCGCTGACGCTGGCGGTGGACCAGGAAACATTGATCCGCAATGTGCTGCGTGGTGGGCAAAAGCCTGCGGTGGGCTTCACGCCGCCGGGTGCAGGCGAAGGCTACGAGACGCCGGGGGTGCTGAAATATGACCCTGAGGAAGCGCGTCGCCTGCTGGCGGAGGCGGGGTTTCCCAATGGCCAAGGGTTCCCCAAGTTTGATATCCTGATCAACACCCTGGAATCCCACCGCACCATCGGCGAGGCCATCCAGGAGATGTGGAAGAAGAACCTGAACATCCCGGTGGGGGTGCTAAACGAGGAGTGGAACGTGTATCTGAAAAGCCAGCGCACGCTGGACTACCAGGTATGCCGGGCGGGCTGGATCGGCGATTACCTGGACCCCTATACCTTTCTGAGCATCTGGCAGACGGGTGATGGCAATAACAATACGGGCTGGAGCAATGCCCGCTACGATGAACTGATGCAGGCCTCCCTGCGCGAAGGCGAAAGCACCCGGCGCATGGCCCTGCTGACGGAGGCTGAACTGCTGCTGCTGGATGAGTTGCCGATGATCCCGCTCTACTGGTATGTGCGCGCGCACCTGAGCCGACCGGAAGTGAAAGGACTGAAGTCTTCCCTCCTGGAGCATCGCTGTTACAAAGCTGTGTATCTGGAGCCGCAGTGA